The proteins below come from a single Drosophila kikkawai strain 14028-0561.14 chromosome 3R, DkikHiC1v2, whole genome shotgun sequence genomic window:
- the LOC121502262 gene encoding phospholipid-transporting ATPase ABCA3-like, protein MAVRDYFRNFYLMSWKNYKLQVGNPLQLMFILLCPPAIVCIAVLLRFLIPTIIRTDTIYDPIDLHRCWLEMLEKLERARKVADSHKITRNPFTPDLVIGWAPNDYNVFQMVMEKAQVNFEPMKLVSFQNCAQLRQRMLKDSMFAGICMDGNNFEKYYDLRDENPGNNMFIPPQFDYSIIMPSELRQIDGDFRRANWYTLYPRDPQAITLDRLQQSYEGGFVGYVREGFILMQKHISESFLKTIVHPIIPDIVLRRFPILGSREDPLMDEMEDCLSLLILVGFLFPSLIFVWEIVKEKQTNMRFFLVNMSIGNLVQFLSWYTTVLVCFIISSLFIIVLLKVPWNLQDPVLKQTPWYIILLALVSYSTVAVSYVVMLASFFTDPHTAVRVATIVWIAFNMPNFVLWNSMTETAWAFRYVTYLIPNVVLFAVFQCIIDREPIIHASFESNTHNYNHRKCDLPVYTGIWIFTVTSLIYCGIGLYMDIWRMGERSAKRINKEEARANNIPEDQYQDYTENANNQVRGIDVNSTKIYEVEPSNRLFKLKIKKLCKRFGPKYRPALNFFTWNVYENEVTVLMGHNGCGKSTLLKILAGLIEPSRGSVTVANYDMLTERKAACMELGLALDTKMLITGLTVLDHLRFICRVKGMNSKPDIDGHVSYFMNALQIDHLKNQRLKNLMPRHLVLVSICCAFVGNSSIILIDDIYSDLDNPTKELIWALINEEKSYRTIIVVVNTTTLAENIADRMAIMSNGELKCTGTKPFLKNMYGHGFRLICMKGKNCNIEELIALMNRHLPNLTIESNFGFKVNFILENKDEDQFPGLIDDLEQNMERLDLVSFRIRDTSTEEIFLRFGCDEEDQMGGTLGWQDNPNVLIDKYFATSAEANPNKRESRCGLWCLHLRAVFYKRLIIDLKHWIIILVEILTFLMAALCAFSGALIYGKHFDLVPLTYNLTQLYHIKAFTEIVNDDNIMKEVLANYKDSLDWYDSRVTNLGRSHDGAYALTHSSEFSRTVNMAFDFGATFDDSLITAWFNVIPLHMAPISLNLVHNALARHYLDSEARIDVTLETLPFQSNINVFPPGTQSFAIIMASTICFAFCFITPAYALTGIREQSAYQKQQFLAGARRFRFWAFTIGYDIFMHLMYILVLMFMVACYAHPEHDMVFYMLLLLGIMMAALLKILLTHLIASHCRSPIYGFIFVSLLSCVGFLMFVGNIRNCNHELPNSLWILHQYVSVVLILKIFRDYESKLYCSDPVVRFTSTKIYNGNTVPDCNKYTNDAHGVVGIFLILTAWIVLIGFLLFISEFHKTEGFSKYLSSKDKIQPTYDRGPTSGSSQAHAKISDDPSALIERQKGSNLSPEERSQQALVAVGLVSQYGKVKVLKGFNLTLAKGECLNIAGLNGSGRTTLLKLMVREAKLKSGQIWIQGHSIRRERSKTYRMVGYCPQCENLPPELTPRQLLYIQALFHGHAKAAADEVTEALIRMLGLYQCSNRSTRLCTAGEERRLYYAFAILTSPQLVCVDGVPAGLDPIGKRVILTVTTIMQSMGCAFLYTSLPVLDAERLCVRPTVLFDGELWTIRSIENENKTYKTGYRLEVRFKRKVNPNLSMSRSTWNRINHFPLSPHRKFSAFMEIKFPTAVLRSEDDTTMVFYFDVASTTFSTILLTIRRDAFEMNIEDYYITRNMTITHFANR, encoded by the exons ATGGCCGTACGCGACTACTTCCGGAATTTTTATCTGATGAGCTGGAAGAACTACAAGCTGCAGGTGGGCAATCCGCTCCAGCTGATGTTCATCCTTCTGTGCCCACCTGCGATCGTTTGTATCGCGGTACTGCTAAGGTTTCTTATCCCGACAATAATTCGCACGGACACGATCTACGATCCCATTGATCTGCATAGATGTTGGCTCGAGATGTTGGAAAAGTTGGAGAGGGCGCGTAAGGTGGCCGATAGCCACAAGATTACGCGGAATCCGTTCACGCCTGATCTGGTCATTGGCTGGGCCCCGAATGATTACAATGTCTTCCAGATGGTAATGGAAAAGGCACAGGTGAACTTCGAGCCAATGAAATTGGTCAGTTTCCAGAATTGTGCTCAGTTGCGCCAGAGGATGTTAAAGGACTCCATGTTCGCGGGCATCTGCATGGATGGTAATAATTTTGAGAAGTATTACGATTTAAGAGACGAGAACCCGGGGAACAATATGTTCATACCTCCACAATTTGATTACTCTATCATCATGCCCAGCGAGCTGAGGCAGATTGATGGCGACTTTCGTCGGGCCAACTGGTACACCCTGTACCCAAGAGATCCGCAGGCCATTACCCTTGACCGCCTCCAGCAGTCGTACGAGGGCGGATTTGTGGGTTATGTTCGCGAGGGATTTATCCTTATGCAGAAGCACATCTCCGAGTCTTTCCTGAAAACCATCGTCCATCCGATTATCCCAGATATAGTGCTACGCCGGTTTCCGATCTTGGGTTCGAGAGAGGATCCACTAATGGACGAGATGGAAGACTGTCTGTCACTACTCATCCTGGTCGGCTTTCTGTTTCCCTCCCTGATCTTCGTTTGG GAAATAGTGAAAGAGAAGCAGACGAACATGCGCTTCTTCTTGGTCAATATGAGCATTGGCAATTTGGTTCAATTTTTATCTTGGTACACCACGGTCCTGGTATGCTTCATAATAAGCAGCTTATTCATTATAGTCCTTTTGAAG GTGCCCTGGAACCTACAGGACCCAGTGCTGAAGCAAACGCCCTGGTACATCATCTTATTGGCGCTAGTCTCATATAGCACCGTAGCGGTTTCCTACGTGGTCATGTTGGCATCGTTCTTCACCGACCCTCACACTGCCGTTCGAGTGGCCACAATCGTATGGATTGCCTTCAATATGCCTAATTTTGTGCTATGGAACAGCATGACGGAGACGGCTTGGGCATTCCGATACGTAACCTACTTGATCCCCAATGTAGTGTTATTCGCGGTTTTCCAGTGCATAATCGATCGCGAGCCGATCATTCATGCTAGCTTTGAGTCTAATACGCACAATTACAATCATCGCAAATGTGACCTACCAGTGTACACTGGCATTTGGATATTTACGGTTACCTCTTTGATTTACTGCGGCATCGGCCTTTACATGGACATATGGCGCATGGGCGAGCGCTCGGCGAAGAGAATAAACAAGGAGGAGGCCAGGGCAAATAATATCCCCGAAGACCAGTATCAGGATTATACAGAAAATGCCAACAATCAGGTGCGGGGCATTGACGTTAATTCCACAAAAATCTACGAGGTTGAGCCGTCGAATCGGCTCTTCAAGCTGAAGATCAAGAAGCTGTGCAAACGCTTCGGGCCCAAGTATCGACCGGCCTTGAATTTCTTCACATGGAATGTTTATGAGAACGAGGTCACCGTTCTGATGGGCCACAATGGCTGTGGGAAAAGCACCCTTCTTAAAATACTGGCCGGTCTGATAGAGCCCAGCCGCGGCAGTGTCACGGTCGCCAACTACGATATGCTGACAGAGAGGAAGGCGGCTTGCATGGAGCTGGGCCTCGCTCTCGATACCAAAATGCTGATCACTGGACTGACCGTCCTCGATCACTTGCGTTTCATTTGCCGGGTGAAGGGCATGAACAGTAAGCCGGATATAGACGGACATGTGAGCTACTTCATGAATGCCCTGCAAATCGATCATCTGAAGAACCAGCGACTAAAGAATCTTATGCCCAGGCACTTGGTTCTGGTCAGCATTTGCTGTGCCTTTGTGGGCAACAGCAGCATTATCCTAATAGACGACATATATTCGGATCTGGACAACCCCACGAAGGAGCTGATCTGGGCCCTGATCAACGAAGAGAAGTCCTACCGCACTATTATCGTTGTGGTCAATACGACGACGCTCGCCGAGAATATTGCCGATCGAATGGCAATTATGTCGAACGGAGAACTGAAGTGTACCGGCACTAAACCTTTTCTGAAAAATATGTACGGACATGGCTTTCGATTG ATTTGTATGAAGGGCAAGAACTGTAACATTGAGGAGCTGATTGCCCTGATGAACAGGCATTTGCCTAACTTGACCATCGAGTCGAACTTTGGCTTTAAGGTCAACTTCATTTTGGAGAACAAGGATGAGGATCAATTTCCGGGACTGATCGACGACCTGGAGCAGAACATGGAGCGCCTGGATTTGGTCAGTTTTCGTATCCGGGACACCTCCACGGAGGAGATCTTTTTACGCTTCGGATGCGATGAAGAGGACCAGATGGGCGGAACCCTAGGCTGGCAGGATAATCCGAATGTGCtcattgataaatattttgcgACCTCGGCCGAAGCCAATCCTAATAAGCGGGAAAGTAGATGCGGGCTATGGTGTCTGCACCTCAG AGCCGTATTTTACAAACGACTAATTATTGACTTAAAACATTGGATTATCATACTCGTGGAGATTCTTACCTTTTTAATGGCTGCGCTTTGTGCCTTCTCTGGCGCTCTCATCTATGGCAAGCACTTTGATCTGGTTCCGTTGACCTACAATCTCACCCAGCTGTATCACATCAAAGCCTTCACTGAAATCGTCAACGATGATAATATCATGAAGGAAGTCCTCGCAAACTACAAGGACTCCCTGGACTGGTATGACTCCCGGGTGACAAATCTGGGCAGAAGTCATGATGGTGCATACGCCCTGACGCACAGTTCCGAATTCTCCCGCACCGTCAACATGGCCTTCGACTTCGGGGCAACGTTCGACGACTCCCTGATAACCGCCTGGTTCAATGTCATTCCCTTGCACATGGCTCCCATTAGCCTCAACCTTGTCCACAATGCGCTAGCCAG ACACTACCTGGACTCAGAGGCTAGAATTGATGTGACCCTGGAGACGCTTCCATTCCAGTCGAATATCAACGTATTTCCGCCTGGAACCCAATCCTTTGCCATCATAATGGCCTCCACAATATGTTTTGCGTTCTGCTTCATAACTCCAGCGTATGCCCTAACCGGCATCCGAGAGCAATCCGCTTACCAGAAACAACAGTTCCTAGCCGGAGCCCGGCGGTTCAGGTTTTGGGCATTTACAATCGGCTACGATATATTTATGCACCTTATGTACATTTTAGTTCTGATGTTCATGGTGGCCTGTTACGCTCATCCAGAACACGACATGGTCTTTTACA tgttgctgctgctgggtatTATGATGGCTGCATTATTGAAGATTCTGCTTACGCACTTGATAGCGAGCCATTGTCGAAGTCCCATCTATGGATTTATATTTGTGTCCCTTCTCAGCTGCGTGGGATTTCTCATGTTCGTAGGGAACATTAGAAATTGCAACCACGAGCTACCGAATTCTCTGTGGATACTCCACCAGTACGTGAGCGTGGTACTCATTCTGAAGATCTTTAGAGACTACGAAAGCAAGTTATATTGCTCTGATCCAGTGGTGAGGTTCACCTCTACAAAGATCTATAACGGCAATACAGTTCCCGATTGCAACA AGTATACTAACGATGCACACGGCGTAGTCGGTATCTTCCTTATTTTGACGGCGTGGATCGTTCTAATCGGCTTTCTGCTATTCATCTCGGAGTTTCACAAGACAGAGGGCTTTTCCAAGTACCTGTCATCTAAGGACAAAATTCAGCCCACTTACGATCGGGGACCTACTTCTGGCAGCAGTCAGGCTCATGCTAAAATATCTGATGATCCATCCGCTCTCATCGAACGCCAGAAGGGCTCTAATTTGTCACCAGAGGAACGCAGCCAGCAAGCTCTTGTGGCCGTGGGCCTGGTCAGCCAGTATGGCAAGGTGAAGGTGCTCAAGGGTTTTAACCTTACGTTGGCCAA AGGCGAATGCCTCAACATTGCCGGATTAAACGGTTCGGGCAGGACAACGCTGCTGAAGCTCATGGTGCGCGAGGCGAAGCTGAAGAGCGGCCAGATATGGATCCAAGGCCACTCGATACGCCGCGAACGGAGCAAGACCTACCGCATGGTGGGATACTGTCCACAGTGCGAAAATCTGCCCCCCGAGTTAACGCCGCGGCAGCTGCTTTACATCCAGGCCCTTTTCCACGGCCATGCAAAGGCTGCCGCCGATGAGGTCACAGAAGCACTGATCCGGATGCTGGGATTATACCAGTGCAGCAACCGATCGACGCGCCTTTGCACCGCCGGCGAGGAGCGTCGCCTGTACTATGCCTTCGCCATTCTCACTAGCCCGCAGCTCGTCTGCGTGGACGGTGTTCCCGCGGGTCTGGACCCCATTGGGAAGCGTGTCATCCTCACGGTGACCACTATCATGCAGTCGATGGGCTGCGCCTTCCTCTACACCAGCCTGCCTGTCCTGGACGCGGAGCGACTGTGTGTGCGTCCGACGGTCCTGTTCGATGGCGAACTGTGGACGATCCGTTCCATCGAGAATGAAAACAAAACCTACAAGACCGGCTACCGCCTGGAGGTGCGGTTTAAGCGCAAGGTCAATCCCAATCTCAGCATGTCGCGGTCCACCTGGAACCGGATTAACCACTTCCCCCTGTCGCCCCATAGGAAGTTTAGCGCCTTCATGGAGATCAAGTTCCCGACCGCCGTGCTCAG GAGTGAGGATGATACCACAATGGTGTTTTATTTTGATGTGGCGTCGACCACATTCTCCACGATCCTATTGACAATTCGGAGAGATGCATTTGAAATGAACATTGAGGATTACTACATCACCCGCAATATGACCATAACACACTTTGCAAATAGATAA